In Mustela nigripes isolate SB6536 chromosome 2, MUSNIG.SB6536, whole genome shotgun sequence, a single window of DNA contains:
- the SLC38A3 gene encoding sodium-coupled neutral amino acid transporter 3 codes for MEAPLQTEMVELVPNGKHSEGLLPGTNPTAGNQRVEGPRRSCVEGEGFLQKSPSKETHFTDFEGKTSFGMSVFNLSNAIMGSGILGLAYAMANTGIILFLFLLTAVALLSSYSIHLLLKSSGIVGIRAYEQLGYRAFGTPGKLAAALAITLQNIGAMSSYLYIIKSELPLVIQTFLNLEEQTSDWYMNGNYLVILVSVTVILPLALMRQLGYLGYSSGFSLSCMVFFLIAVIYKKFHVPCPLPLNFANITGNFSLVEVTKEEASLQAETQTEALCTPSYFTLNSQTAYTIPIMAFAFVCHPEVLPIYTELRGPSKRKMQHISNLSISVMYVMYFLAALFGYLTFYDGVESELLHTYSKVDPFDVLILCVRVAVLTAVTLTVPIVLFPVRRAIQQMLFKNQEFNWLRHTLIAIGLLTCINLLVIFAPNILGIFGVIGATSAPCLIFIFPAIFYFRIIPTEREPAKSTPKILALCFAVLGLLLMTMSLSFIIIDWVSGTGQHGGSH; via the exons ATGGAGGCGCCTCTGCAGACAGAAATGGTGGAGCTGGTGCCCAATGGCAAACACTCGGAGGGGCTGCTCCCAGGCACCAACCCCACAGCAGGCAACCAGAG GGTTGAGGGCCCCAGACGGAGCTGCGTGGAGGGCGAGGGCTTCCTCCAGAAAAGCCCCAGCAAGGAGACACACTTCACTGAT TTTGAGGGGAAGACCTCATTTGGGATGTCGGTGTTCAACCTCAGTAATGCCATCATGGGCAGCGGCATCCTGGGGCTCGCCTATGCCATGGCCAACACGGGCATCATCCTTTTCCT GTTCCTGCTGACGGCCGTCGCCCTGCTCTCCAGCTACTCCATCCACCTGCTGCTTAAGTCCTCAGGGATCGTGG GCATCCGTGCCTATGAGCAGCTGGGCTACCGGGCCTTTGGGACCCCTGGGAAGCTGGCAGCAGCCCTAGCCATCACACTGCAGAATATTGGAG ccatGTCCAGCTACCTGTACATCATCAAGTCTGAGCTGCCCCTTGTCATACAGACCTTCCTGAACCTGGAGGAGCAAACCTC GGACTGGTACATGAATGGGAACTACCTGGTGATCCTAGTTTCTGTCACCGTCATTCTGCCTCTGGCGCTGATGCGGCAGCTTG GCTACCTGGGTTACTCCAGCGGCTTCTCTCTCAGCTGCATGGTGTTCTTCCTAATCGCA GTCATTTACAAGAAGTTCCACGTGCCCTGCCCACTGCCCCTCAACTTTGCCAACATCACAGGCAACTTCAGCCTCGTGGAGGTCACCAAGGAGGAGGCGTCACTGCAGGCTGAGACCCAGACCGAAGCCCTCTGCACCCCAAGCTACTTCACACTCAACTCCCAG ACGGCGTACACCATCCCCATCATGGCCTTTGCCTTCGTCTGCCATCCTGAGGTGCTGCCCATCTATACAGAGCTTAGGGg TCCCTCCAAGAGGAAGATGCAGCACATCTCCAACCTGTCCATCTCCGTCATGTATGTCATGTACTTCCTGGCTGCCCTCTTCGGCTACCTCACCTTCTACG ACGGAGTGGAGTCGGAGCTCCTGCACACCTACAGCAAGGTGGACCCGTTTGATGTGCTGATCCTCTGCGTGCGTGTGGCCGTGCTCACAGCGGTCACGCTCACCGTGCCAATCGTTCTGTTTCCG GTGCGCCGTGCCATCCAGCAGATGCTGTTTAAGAACCAGGAGTTCAATTGGCTGCGGCACACACTCATTGCCATTGGCCTGCTCACTTGCATCAACCTGCTGGTTATCTTCGCTCCTAACATCCTGGGCATCTTCGGGGTTATCG GTGCCACATCGGCCCCGTGCCTCATCTTCATCTTCCCTGCAATCTTCTACTTCCGCATCATACCCACTGAGAGGGAGCCTGCAAAGTCCACCCCCAAAATCTTG GCACTTTGTTTCGCTGTGCTTGGCCTCCTTCTGATGACCATGAGCTTGAGCTTCATCATCATTGACTGGGTGTCAGGGACCGGCCAGCATGGAGGAAGCCACTAG